The Brassica napus cultivar Da-Ae chromosome C1, Da-Ae, whole genome shotgun sequence DNA segment cttaaaattatttgttttgctAATTCCAATTTATGTCTCTGAAAACCCAACCAAAAATCCCTCTGTTTCCTTTTAAATGACACTTCAGAAtcttttttatgtttcaaaaatacGTGACATTTTCAGAAATCCATGCAAAATATAATGACATATTATCTATGTGCCTTTGTATTATTCTCTTAGTCAACAAACTTAAGTTTCAAAATGGAACAACTCTACTCTAAGGTGTTTTGCAAAAGATGAAAGTCAATTggtgaaaaaaatagaaaaaaaaatattgtactaGATGCCTTATTTTGTGTGAAAGTTATAAAACCTCATCTTAAAAAAACGAAGGGAGTaacattttatttcatttgGTGCATCTCGGTTTCGTTTTTCACTGAATCCAACAAAGAAATGATATCAATTCAGTTACAACAACATTGGTTCAGTGATTCGTATGAAAAAATTCTCTTCGACTTACTTGCAATAAATGTTGGTTATCGTGCATAGCAAGAAAATGTGGATGATAAATCGGCTATTGATATCTTTGTTTTTGTGAAATGAACATCAACCGCTTAgactgatttttattttatctagtGTTAAATCTTCTACTATCCACTAGAAACACATTTGTTGTGATTTAATTATTTGCAATTTCTCTTTCCCATTGAATCCTATCCAGCTGATTTGGAGCTTAAATCGCACAGGAAAGTGAGGAGGAGTACGAATCGAAGTTGATGAGGAAGGATGAATGAATTCCGGCGAGATTCTGGTGAGAATCCGACGAAGAAACGATGAAGATGACAATGTGTGAAAAGTTTGTTAGAGAATGTATAGCTGTGATACCATATGAGTAAATAATATCATTCTCATTAACTAGTAAAAATGTACAAGTGTGTGTTTTATATACAGACTTGACTCAAGACTAAACCAATCGTATAAACCGAAATCTAACTGGAGGAATCACTCCGTCAAGTTTTCCCTCGATCAAACGTTAGCCCGTGAAGGCCGTTTAATTCTCATCGTGAAATTGGTCAGCGATCAGGTCTTCAGCAGTAAAGATCTCGGAGAAGTCCAAGTCCCAGTTCTTAAGCTTCTCAATTCGGCATCATTTAACTGTGAAATTATACTCACTTAACAAGCAATGGTAGAAAACTTAATACTGATAGTTATGATAACTTCGGTTCAGGAAGAGGAAGTTCTAATAGCAGCACACCGAAAAGAAATCGAGGATACAATGGAGACTGTTCGCGAGGTAAGTAAACATAACTAAGTGACTATTAGATTGTAGATTATCATGGCTTTGTTAATTTCTTTAACATATCTTGATCAGGAAATGAAGCTTCTAGCGGAGGTGGACTAACCAGGAAGCATGATAGAAAACTATGTAACGGAACAGAGTTTTGTCTTGTCACAGAAAGCAGCAGGGCTTGTCAGTCTCCAAGCGAGGCTAGCTCGGTTCCAACACCGTCTCAAGGAACAAGAGATACTGAGCCGTAAGAGAGTTCCTCCCCGGTAGTTGGTAGAAGAAAGGAAACTAAAGAACGACTTATGTGTGGTGTTGCACAATGAATGGGAAAGAAAGTTGCTTGGGACACAATGAATGAAGAAAGAAAGTGAAATTTTAGTTTCAGTTcccgcaaaaaaaaaacatgatctCTTCTTGAATCGTGTTTGtgaatttatttcattttatgtgttaaaatctttattataaaattataccttttgtgtttcttatttttctctatCCTTGCGAAAAGTGGACACAACAATAGTAgtgtattgtttttgtttgagcACATACGTAAAGCCCAAGTATAAACCCACATGTGATTAAATTCTACAAACCGAATATAACCGGAGATAACCAAGAAATTGGTTGAAATAATCGATTTCGCAATGGTTCGATGGGAACTTGGTAAGTGGCCGATGCACCTGAAACTTAAATCCTACTCCTACGATGTTTCTAAGCCTTCTCGACTCATGTATCGGATCACAGAATCTAATCCTAGGTCAGATCATTCACCAGCACCTTCTCAAACGCGCTCTCACGCTCACTTCCTCCACCGTGCTCGTAAAACTAACGCGTCTCTACGCTTCATGCAACGAAGTAAAACTTGCACGCCACGCGTTCGATGAAATTCCTCACCCAAGAACCAATCCTATTCCGTGGGACGTGATGATCAAAGCCTACGCATCGAACGATCACCCGGAGAAAGCTTTGGATTTGTATTACAAGATGCTGAGTACAGGCGTTATGCCCACGAAGTACACGTACCCTTTTGCCCTAAAGGCGTGTGCTGGTCTGCGAGCGATTGAAGATGGGAAGCTGATACATACCCATGCGAAAGGTAGTGGCTTTAGTGCTGATTTGTATGTGTGTACTGCCCTAGTCGATTTCTATGCTAAATGTGGGGAACTCGATATGGCCATCCaggtgttcgacgaaatgccGGAGAGAGATGTTGTTGCTTGGAACGCTGTGATTTCTGGGTTTTCTTTGTGTTGCGGTTTAGCTGATGTTATTGCGTTGTTTAAGGATATGCGTAGAAGAGATGGGCTGAGCCCTAATTTATCCACCATCGTTGGGATGTTTCCTGCATTAGGAAGGTCTAGTTGTGCTTTGAAAGAAGGGAAGTCACTTCATGGGTACTGCATAAGAATGGGGTTTAGTGATGATGTTGTTTTCAAGACGGGGATCTTGGATGTTTATTCGAAAAGCAAGTGCATTGTCTACGCGAGGAGAGTTTTTGATTCGAACTGTTTAAAGAATGAGGTGACATGGAGTGCTATGATTGGAGGGTACATAGAAAATGAGATGATGATGGAAGCTGGGGGATTGTTCTTGCAGATGTTGGATCATGGAGATGTGGCAGTTGTGACGCCGGTGGCCGTTGGGCTTATTCTGATGGGTTGTGCGAGGTTTGGAGATGTGAATGGAGGGAGATGCGTACATTGTTACGCGGTTAAAGCTGGCTTTATCTCAGACCTAACCGTTGGAAACACCGTAATTTCGTTTTACGCCAAGTATGGAAGCTTATGTGATGCTTATAGGAAGTTTAGTGAGATTGACTTGAAAGATATTGTTTCATATAACTCTCTCATCTCTGGCTGTGTTGAGAACTGTCGCGCCCAAGAGAGTCTGTGTCTGTTTCGTGATATGAAATGTTCTGGAGTTGGTCCAGATATAACAACGTTGCTAGGTGTTCTGACCGCTTGCTCTCACTTGGCTGCTTTGAGACACGGTTTCAGTTGCCACGGGTACTGTGTTGTTCACGGCTATGCTGTTAATACAACCATTTGTAACGCATTGATGGATATGTACACAAAGTGCGGGAAGCTCGATGTCGCCAAGAGAGTTTTCGACACGATGCATAAGCGGGATACAGTTTCGTGGAACACAATGATGTTTGGATTTGGAAACCATGGCCTTGGCAAAGAAGCTCTTTCTCTGTTCGATAGTATGCGAAACGCAGGTGTGAGCCCAGACGATGTGACTTTTCTTGCTCTTCTGTCTGCTTGTGGCCATTCAGGACTTGTGGATGAAGGGAGACAAGTGTTCAGCTCTCTGTCTCGCGGAGATTTTAACGTCACCCCAAGGATAGACCATTATAATTGCATGGCTGATCTCCTAGCTCGTGCCGGATACCTGgatgaagcttatgatcttgTCAACAAGATGCCGTTTAAGCCAGACGTAAATGTGTTGGGTACACTTCTCTCTGCTT contains these protein-coding regions:
- the LOC106428897 gene encoding pentatricopeptide repeat-containing protein At3g16610-like, with the translated sequence MFLSLLDSCIGSQNLILGQIIHQHLLKRALTLTSSTVLVKLTRLYASCNEVKLARHAFDEIPHPRTNPIPWDVMIKAYASNDHPEKALDLYYKMLSTGVMPTKYTYPFALKACAGLRAIEDGKLIHTHAKGSGFSADLYVCTALVDFYAKCGELDMAIQVFDEMPERDVVAWNAVISGFSLCCGLADVIALFKDMRRRDGLSPNLSTIVGMFPALGRSSCALKEGKSLHGYCIRMGFSDDVVFKTGILDVYSKSKCIVYARRVFDSNCLKNEVTWSAMIGGYIENEMMMEAGGLFLQMLDHGDVAVVTPVAVGLILMGCARFGDVNGGRCVHCYAVKAGFISDLTVGNTVISFYAKYGSLCDAYRKFSEIDLKDIVSYNSLISGCVENCRAQESLCLFRDMKCSGVGPDITTLLGVLTACSHLAALRHGFSCHGYCVVHGYAVNTTICNALMDMYTKCGKLDVAKRVFDTMHKRDTVSWNTMMFGFGNHGLGKEALSLFDSMRNAGVSPDDVTFLALLSACGHSGLVDEGRQVFSSLSRGDFNVTPRIDHYNCMADLLARAGYLDEAYDLVNKMPFKPDVNVLGTLLSASLTYKNVELGDKVSTKMHSLGGTTRSFVLVSNTYSAVERWEDAESIRTTQKKTGLHKIPGYSWVDV